The Acanthochromis polyacanthus isolate Apoly-LR-REF ecotype Palm Island chromosome 17, KAUST_Apoly_ChrSc, whole genome shotgun sequence genome has a window encoding:
- the LOC127530602 gene encoding collagenase 3-like, whose amino-acid sequence MKTFNLSVLLSLAVAVYCVPVSQVTDPDESFAESYLKKFYDLTEESGPVVRRGISPVTKKLREMQRFFGLKITGTLDADTLAMMKKPRCGVSDVKIARFSTFGNNLKWEKNSLTYRIVNYTPDMSAAEVDDSMEKALQVWAKVTPLRFTRIYSGTADIMISFGRRDHGDYYPFDGPGNTLAHAFAPSSGIGGDAHFDEDETFTFRSNSGYVLFMVAAHEFGHSLGLSHSDDPGALMYPLYSYRNPETFVLPRDDVNGIQSLYGPNPDVDPLDPDTTAPTTPDACDSTMVLDAVATLRGEMLFFKDRFFWRSYPQSNTPQQTLINNFWPDAPVDIDAAYESRYLDRLLLFKGNRVWAFNAYDLVPDYPQSISTFGLPASVTKVDAVLYDVKSHKTLFFVGDNYYSYDEARRTMDRGFPKRVDEKFSGLTSKVTAAFQYRGFTYIYSGPYMFEYSLRTGRLFRVLKNDYFLRCTRY is encoded by the exons ATGAAGACTTTCAACCTGAGCGTTCTACTGAGCCTGGCGGTCGCAGTTTACTGTGTGCCAGTATCACAGGTTACTGATCCAGATGAGAGTTTTGCAGAG AGCTACCTGAAGAAATTCTACGACCTAACGGAGGAGAGCGGTCCGGTTGTCAGACGGGGGATCAGCCCAGTGACCAAGAAGCTGAGAGAAATGCAGAGATTCTTTGGACTCAAGATCACTGGGACTCTGGATGCCGACACCTTGGCCATGATGAAGAAGCCCCGCTGTGGTGTTTCAGATGTGAAGATTGCTCGCTTCTCCACTTTTGGAAACAACCTCAAGTGGGAGAAAAACAGCCTCACATACAG GATAGTGAACTACACACCTGACATGTCTGCAGCAGAGGTGGATGACTCCATGGAGAAAGCTCTGCAGGTTTGGGCCAAAGTTACTCCTCTGAGATTCACCAGAATCTACAGTGGCACCGCTGACATCATGATCTCCTTCGGTCGCCGGG ATCATGGTGATTATTACCCCTTTGATGGACCTGGTAACACTCTTGCCCATGCCTTTGCCCCATCTTCTGGCATCGGAGGGGATGCTCATTTTGATGAAGATGAAACTTTCACATTCCGCTCAAACTCCG GCTACGTCCTCTTCATGGTTGCTGCCCATGAGTTTGGTCACTCTCTGGGCTTGTCTCACTCCGATGATCCTGGTGCTCTCATGTATCCTCTGTACTCATACAGAAACCCTGAGACCTTCGTTCTGCCCCGAGATGACGTCAACGGCATCCAGTCCCTCTATG gcCCAAACCCTGATGTAGATCCACTTGATCCTGACACCACAGCCCCCACCACCCCTGATGCCTGTGATTCTACCATGGTCTTGGATGCTGTGGCCACCCTGCGTGGAGAGATGCTCTTCTTCAAGGACAG ATTCTTCTGGCGTAGCTACCCTCAGAGCAATACTCCTCAGCAAACTCTCATCAACAACTTCTGGCCCGATGCCCCTGTCGACATCGATGCCGCTTATGAGAGTCGATACCTAGACAGGCTCTTACTCTTTAAAg GTAATAGAGTGTGGGCTTTCAATGCCTATGATCTTGTGCCTGACTATCCTCAGTCCATTTCCACCTTTGGTCTGCCTGCCTCCGTGACGAAAGTGGATGCAGTCCTCTATGACGTAAAGTCCCACAAAACTCTCTTCTTTGTAGGCGACAATTATTACAG ttatgATGAGGCCAGAAGGACGATGGACCGAGGATTCCCCAAACGGGTGGATGAGAAATTCTCTGGTCTGACCAGCAAAGTGACGGCAGCTTTCCAGTACAGAG GTTTTACCTACATCTACAGTGGACCCTACATGTTTGAGTACAGTCTGAGGACTGGGAGGTTGTTCCGTGTGCTGAAGAACGACTACTTTCTGCGCTGCACCAGATACTAG